DNA from Mustela lutreola isolate mMusLut2 chromosome 6, mMusLut2.pri, whole genome shotgun sequence:
TATGGATCAGGAGCGGAGGCGGGGAGCTGCACTGCTAAGGCTGTTACACCTGCTGTGGCTGCTGCCCTACTCCCGGACCGCCCCTGAAGGTATGACAGTACTTCTCCTTTACTCCAGTCCCCACAGGTTAGAGCCTAGGGAGGCACCCATAGCATTGGAAGCCTTCTTTGCATTTGAAGCCTTGTAAGTGGCGGGAAGTACTCTGAAGTAGTGGAAACAATAGCAGAACTGGGAAAGAGATCAACTATGGATGGATGGCAAGCAATATCACTTAAGCCCACTTAAGACAATTTCTTGAAACAGAGATTATTATAtccattctacagatgggaaaaaaatgagactcAGAGACTCTAAGGAACACGGTCAAGTTCACACAGCTGGaagggggcagagctgggatttgaacaaaGCAAATGTTATTTCACTGTCCTATTTAGTTGTCTACTCTGCACTCTGTCATCAACTCACTTTGCGGTTCTTGGAAAGTCTCTTAACTTTATTGGTCCTTCGTTTCCTTCTTTGTAAAGGACAGGAATGAATGGAAGGATAATCTGGAAGATCCCTTTTCCTACATGTATCTATTTCTAGGTATTGAGTACTGGGTAGAAAGTTTCCTGCTAgtgttgtgtgcgtgtgtgggggAGATTCTTGCCGGGAGTTTTAAAGAATAGAGATTATTTCCTGCAACTTTGGGTCCCCCAGTCCTGTCATTGCAGGAGCAATGAAAACGTGAAGACGTTTTCAGAGAGGTTTGGTGCTAATGAAGTGTCTAAAGAGACGCCTGGAGATTGTTTTTTTCAACTTACCATGTTGTCTGTGGGTAAGATGGGCAGTGTCATCTGTGGCTTGGGGAGGCCATGACCATTCCTTTACCCTCCCTTCTAAGTCTGGGGAAGCCATCCAAGGCCTTCATAAGTCAGTACGGTGGCCTTCTGGGAATTAGACAAAGATATATTTTTTGGGGAGGATGTAGCCCTTGCCAGGATGTCTGGCTTGGTGAGTAGAGTGAAGGCGAGATTTCAATTTCCAAATACTTCCTTGGCCAGATACCTCTGTGCAGCACATAAACACAAAACCAACACTGGGACTCCGAATCTGTCACTTTAGACAGTAgacctttttttactttttaggaCTTTAGACAGTTGGCTTTTCCGTGGGCAGGGGAAGATTGGAGACATGCTGTAATGTCCTCTTCTCCCCCGGGGAGGGAGAGCCTAAATAACAGACACAAGGAAAGGTTACACCCCAACCCTACTGCCTGCAGCAGGCTGTGCTATTTTCTAAGCTAAAGAGGAGAAGCAGAACCCCTTCCCTGACCCGGCCTGTCTCCTCTGCAGGTCCTACTCCAGCGTGGCGGGATGAACTGCAAAACCACACATTCCAGCACACAATGTACTGCCAGAACTGGAATCCCAGCATCGGCCTCTCGGAAGCCTATGACGGGGACCAGCTCTTCTCCTTCGACTTTTCGCAGAACACCCGAGTGCCTCGCCTGCCTGAATTTGCTGACTGGGCTCAGAAGCCAGGAGATACTTCCACCATTTTCTTTGACAAAACGTTCTGCCAGTCTATGATCCAGGAAATAGGACCACACCTCGAAGGGCAAATCCCTGTGTCTAGAGGTCAGGTGTTtctgggggtggaggaaggggtaCACCCTTAACCTCCTCTACCTGTATGCTGAATTCTTCCCTTTCACACCAGCCCCCTCATCTAATGCCTTCTGGGTCTCTCTGCGCCACCTATGGTCTGCACTGTTTTCGCTGTGGACAAAGCCATGTGCCTAGGACATAGTAGGTGTTTAGAACTATTTGTTTTGAACTTGATGAACGCAACAGGGACCAATTGATGCCTGCTGAATATTGATTAGAGCTTGCCAGTCACTATGCTCAGTAGGAtggaaggggagaaaggaaataTCCGGTGATGTGCTTGTGTTTCAGTAAGAAGACAGCATGTGATTAGAGGCCCATGTGAGGTCTAGCGAGGAAGCCCTGCAGGAAGTCAGCGTGGAGGGTCCCAGAGTGGCCTGGGTCTGGCCCTGCCTCTAGGTTCAGGTCTGGTTCTTGCCTGGAAGAAGACCACCCTCAGAGCCCcaggtccttcctcatctcttctccCAAATCTGCCCTGGCCTCTGTATGCCATGCCCCTTCCAAACTCAGGGGTACTTCTAAACTCGTTGCCTTGATCCTCTCACCAGGGTTTCCTATTGTTGACGTGTTCACGCTGAAGCCCCTGGAGTTTGGCAAGCCCAACACGCTGGTCTGTTTTGTCAGTAATCTCTTCCCACCCACATTGACGGTGAACTGGCGGCATCACTTGGAGCCTGTGGAAGGAATCGGGCCGACTTTTGTGTCCGCGGTTGATGAACTCAGCTTCCAGGCCTTTTCTTACTTAAACTTTACACCAGCACCCTCTGATGTTTTCTCCTGCATCGTGACTCATGAGATTGACAGCCACACAGTAGTTGCCTATTGGGGTGAGAACTTTGTCCTCGGACACCTGCTTCCTTTGGGGGGTGAAAAAGGATAGACCCATGGGAGGGCCTTTTCTCTACTTGGGCTTCGTTGAAGTCTATTCTCACTCTGGGCAACTTCAATttttcatgcctcagtttctcctgttTCATCCCAGACACCATTTAATTCCCCTGGGTGGGGGGCTCACTGACCAAGTCTCCAGACTGAACTGCTCCCCGTTTTCTCCAGTGCCTCATAATGCGCTGCCTTCTGATCTTCTGGAGAATGTGCTGTGTGGTGTGGCCTTTGGCCTGGGTGTGCTGGGCATCATTGTTGGCTTAGTCCTCATCATCTACTTCCGGAAGCCTTGCTCAGGTGGTACGTTGGGGTATCTGGAGTGTGTGGGTGAACCATGAGGACCACATACAGTGGGACATGTGGGGGGCATGCGGGGGGTCATCCTGTGGTATGGGAAGGCCTTTGGATGCAGAGGCCTGAATCAGGCACCATGGAGACACCCTTCTGGTTGGGGTCCCCGTTATGCACACACGCAGTTATGGGATCACGGGCGTGGCTTTGAGTGGGAGAGGAGTGATATGGGGGAGCTGTAGGAGGGATGCTTGGAGAGATCATCTTCTCCAGGATATGCGGCAGACAGGGAGGCAAGGGACCTTTAGACAGGAGGGGAATTCCCCTGATGgcttccctccatccctctctctcctcagaTTGAT
Protein-coding regions in this window:
- the LOC131834269 gene encoding HLA class II histocompatibility antigen, DM alpha chain isoform X2, with product MDQERRRGAALLRLLHLLWLLPYSRTAPEGPTPAWRDELQNHTFQHTMYCQNWNPSIGLSEAYDGDQLFSFDFSQNTRVPRLPEFADWAQKPGDTSTIFFDKTFCQSMIQEIGPHLEGQIPVSRGFPIVDVFTLKPLEFGKPNTLVCFVSNLFPPTLTVNWRHHLEPVEGIGPTFVSAVDELSFQAFSYLNFTPAPSDVFSCIVTHEIDSHTVVAYWVPHNALPSDLLENVLCGVAFGLGVLGIIVGLVLIIYFRKPCSGD
- the LOC131834269 gene encoding HLA class II histocompatibility antigen, DM alpha chain isoform X1 yields the protein MDQERRRGAALLRLLHLLWLLPYSRTAPEGPTPAWRDELQNHTFQHTMYCQNWNPSIGLSEAYDGDQLFSFDFSQNTRVPRLPEFADWAQKPGDTSTIFFDKTFCQSMIQEIGPHLEGQIPVSRGFPIVDVFTLKPLEFGKPNTLVCFVSNLFPPTLTVNWRHHLEPVEGIGPTFVSAVDELSFQAFSYLNFTPAPSDVFSCIVTHEIDSHTVVAYWVPHNALPSDLLENVLCGVAFGLGVLGIIVGLVLIIYFRKPCSVYSSS